The following proteins are encoded in a genomic region of Cryptomeria japonica chromosome 11, Sugi_1.0, whole genome shotgun sequence:
- the LOC131063096 gene encoding umecyanin: MDINTSVFLGLFAQILFATLQGACGTHHTLSWKICGNQSLYRVSDHGSNFLVGDTLEFGIVDKRNDIARVMSESEYEACRAEDSTAGIYKGGEGIELNTSGIWYFMSRISDRCKSGEKVTISVVSGSVVKNQSIRMGRGGGTGGGTGGGGSGSGGMGNAGGFNTPKGNRDHPSQKNDAGALTRPHLIVLLAVYSILFNIC; this comes from the exons ATGGATATCAACACCTCTGTATTTTTAGGGCTTTTTGCACAGATTCTGTTTGCAACATTGCAGGGAGCATGTGGCACTCATCACACACTCAGCTGGAAAATTTGCGGTAACCAAAGCTTGTACAGGGTTTCCGATCACGGTTCAAACTTTCTTGTTGGCGACACATTAG AATTTGGAATAGTGGATAAAAGGAATGATATTGCCCGAGTGATGTCGGAATCCGAGTATGAGGCTTGCAGAGCGGAGGATTCAACGGCGGGAATTTACAAAGGTGGGGAGGGCATTGAACTGAATACGAGCGGAATCTGGTATTTTATGTCGAGGATTTCTGATCGCTGCAAATCTGGAGAAAAAGTGACGATAAGTGTTGTGTCTGGATCTGTAGTAAAGAATCAAAGTATAAGAATGGGAAGAGGCGGAGGAACAGGCGGAGGAACAGGCGGcggcggaagtggaagtgggggaATGGGGAATGCAGGGGGTTTCAACACTCCCAAAGGAAATCGAGATCACCCCAGCCAGAAAAACGATGCCGGAGCTCTAACCCGCCCTCATTTAATCGTATTGCTTGCTGTGTATTCGATCTTGTTCAACATATGCTGA
- the LOC131063097 gene encoding uncharacterized protein LOC131063097: MASHSNILPNQHKCRLCPALFLTRLALEGHNNAHRSEKVQEEFDFVANLFAKRLASISPPVHEKRLKTEFRGSGFPSTDALGLPLTPEQVKFLEENCPEVMLRFPPTASPDNLQNYSSSPSLQSVFEDGEEQVQKMGQNFQCTQDVLTSQQLLNSSSSSNPQSVGGRGAEQFEQMDQNVFRTCSQQFQQGEDESQLQDSELHAIWEYLNPH; this comes from the exons ATGGCATCCCACTCCAATATTCTGCCTAACCAACACAAATGTAGGCTTTGTCCCGCACTCTTTCTCACGCGTCTTGCACTTGAAGGACATAACAATGCCCACAGATCAG AAAAAGTTCAGGAGGAATTTGACTTTGTCGCGAATCTTTTTGCAAAGCGTTTGGCTTCGATATCTCCACCAGTACATGAAAAGAG ACTAAAAACTGAATTTAGAGGAAGTGGTTTTCCTAGCACTGATGCACTGGGCCTTCCGTTAACTCCGGAACAAGTCAAATTTTTAGAGGAGAACTGCCCTGAAGTTATGTTGCGTTTCCCTCCTACTGCCTCTCCGGATAATTTGCAGAATTATTCTTCTTCACCCAGTCTTCAGAGTGTTTTTGAGGATGGTGAAGAACAAGTTCAAAAAATGGGTCAGAATTTCCAATGTACTCAGGATGTTTTGACGTCACAGCAACTgttgaattcttcttcttcaagcaATCCTCAGAGTGTTGGTGGACGTGGTGCAGAACAATTTGAACAAATGGATCAGAATGTTTTCAGGACTTGCTCACAACAATTTCAGCAGGGAGAAGATGAATCGCAACTTCAGGACTCGGAATTgcatgcaatttgggaatatctgaatCCTCATTAG